A single region of the Streptomyces sp. ITFR-16 genome encodes:
- a CDS encoding beta-ketoacyl synthase N-terminal-like domain-containing protein, whose product MSTRKARRTVVTGIGVVAPNGASTEAFWKRTQEGLSVLDRVTREGCEKLPLHVAGEVRGFDPVSLIEERYLVQTDRFTHFAMAAADMALDDARLGRADYEDEPFSVGVVTAAGSGGGEFGQRELQRLWGQGSKYVGPYQSIAWFYAASTGQISIRGGFKGPCGVVASDEAGGLDALAHAGRSIARGTDAVVVGAAEAPLAPYSVVCQLGYRDLSACEEPDRAYRPFTADACGFVPAEGGAMFVLEEQESARERGARIRAEVAGHAATFTTAMRWEESREGLAHAIEGALREAGVAPEEIDVVFADALGVPAADRAEALAVADALGAHGRRVPVTAPKTGIGRAYCGAPVLDAAAAVLAMENGLVPPTPNVFEVCHDLDVVTGRARPAELRTALVLSRGLMGSNAAMVLRRPA is encoded by the coding sequence ATGAGCACCCGAAAGGCCAGGCGCACCGTCGTCACCGGCATCGGCGTCGTCGCCCCCAACGGGGCGAGCACCGAGGCGTTCTGGAAGCGGACGCAGGAAGGGCTGAGCGTCCTGGACCGGGTCACCCGCGAGGGCTGCGAGAAGCTGCCGCTGCATGTGGCCGGCGAGGTCAGGGGCTTCGACCCGGTCTCGCTGATCGAGGAGCGCTACCTCGTCCAGACCGACCGGTTCACCCACTTCGCGATGGCCGCGGCCGACATGGCCCTGGACGACGCACGGCTGGGCCGCGCCGATTACGAGGACGAGCCGTTCAGCGTGGGCGTGGTCACCGCGGCCGGGTCCGGCGGCGGCGAGTTCGGCCAGCGCGAACTGCAGCGGCTGTGGGGCCAGGGCTCCAAGTACGTCGGCCCCTACCAGTCGATCGCCTGGTTCTACGCGGCCAGCACCGGCCAGATCTCCATCCGCGGCGGCTTCAAGGGGCCGTGCGGGGTGGTGGCCAGCGACGAGGCCGGCGGCCTGGACGCGCTGGCGCACGCCGGCCGGTCCATCGCGCGCGGCACCGACGCGGTGGTGGTCGGCGCGGCCGAGGCCCCGCTCGCGCCCTACTCCGTCGTCTGCCAGCTCGGCTACCGCGACCTGAGCGCCTGCGAGGAACCCGACCGGGCCTACCGCCCGTTCACCGCGGACGCCTGCGGATTCGTGCCCGCCGAGGGCGGCGCGATGTTCGTCCTGGAGGAGCAGGAGTCCGCCCGGGAGCGCGGCGCCCGGATCAGGGCCGAAGTCGCCGGACACGCCGCCACGTTCACCACCGCGATGCGCTGGGAGGAGTCCCGCGAGGGCCTCGCCCACGCCATCGAGGGGGCCCTGCGGGAGGCCGGCGTCGCGCCCGAGGAGATCGACGTGGTCTTCGCGGACGCGCTCGGCGTACCCGCCGCCGACCGGGCCGAGGCACTGGCCGTCGCCGACGCGCTCGGCGCGCACGGCCGGCGGGTCCCGGTGACCGCGCCCAAGACCGGCATCGGGCGCGCCTACTGCGGGGCGCCCGTGCTGGACGCCGCCGCAGCCGTCCTCGCCATGGAGAACGGCCTGGTCCCGCCCACGCCCAACGTCTTCGAGGTCTGCCACGACCTCGACGTCGTCACCGGCCGGGCCCGCCCCGCCGAGCTGCGCACGGCCCTCGTGCTCAGCCGCGGCCTCATGGGGTCCAACGCGGCGATGGTGCTGCGGCGCCCCGCGTGA
- a CDS encoding SRPBCC family protein has product MSGHTENEIVIAAPLDLVWDMTNDLENWPQLFSEYASVEVIERDGERTTFRLTMHPDENDKVWSWVSERTTDRAGRAVRARRVEPGPFQHMDIHWEYSEAPGGTRMRWTQDFAMRPDAPVDDAWMTDNINRNSRVQMELIRDKIEQRDRERRTAAVPAN; this is encoded by the coding sequence GTGTCCGGACACACCGAGAACGAGATCGTCATCGCCGCGCCCCTGGACCTGGTCTGGGACATGACGAACGATCTGGAGAACTGGCCCCAGCTGTTCAGCGAGTACGCCTCGGTCGAGGTCATCGAGCGCGACGGCGAGCGGACCACCTTCCGCCTGACCATGCACCCCGACGAGAACGACAAGGTGTGGAGCTGGGTCTCCGAGCGCACCACGGACCGCGCCGGGCGCGCCGTCCGGGCCCGCCGCGTCGAGCCCGGCCCCTTCCAGCACATGGACATCCACTGGGAGTACTCCGAGGCCCCCGGCGGCACCCGGATGCGCTGGACGCAGGACTTCGCGATGCGCCCCGACGCCCCGGTCGACGACGCGTGGATGACGGACAACATCAACCGCAACTCCCGCGTCCAGATGGAGCTCATCCGCGACAAGATCGAGCAGCGCGACCGCGAGCGCCGTACGGCGGCGGTCCCCGCCAACTGA
- a CDS encoding TcmI family type II polyketide cyclase, with translation MHHALIVARMAPESAPDIAELFASSDSGELPHLVGVTRRKLFQFGDVYLHLIESERPPGPEIAKVTEHPEFKNISDRLTAFVSPYDPQTWRGPKDAMAQEFYRWERDAGA, from the coding sequence ATGCACCACGCCCTGATCGTCGCCCGGATGGCACCGGAGTCCGCGCCGGACATCGCCGAGCTGTTCGCCTCCTCCGACAGCGGTGAGCTGCCGCACCTGGTGGGCGTCACCCGGCGCAAGCTGTTCCAGTTCGGCGACGTCTACCTGCATCTCATCGAGTCCGAGCGCCCGCCCGGCCCGGAGATCGCCAAGGTGACCGAGCACCCGGAGTTCAAGAACATCAGCGACCGGCTCACTGCCTTCGTCAGCCCCTACGACCCGCAGACCTGGCGGGGGCCGAAGGACGCGATGGCCCAGGAGTTCTACCGCTGGGAGCGCGACGCCGGCGCGTGA
- a CDS encoding acyl carrier protein, protein MTERLTYEELAALMKKGAGLTVDPKEMENRSGTAFDEFGLDSLGLLGIVGVLENRHGQPLPADADRCKTPREFLDLVNNTLVTGA, encoded by the coding sequence ATGACCGAACGACTGACGTATGAAGAGCTCGCCGCGCTGATGAAGAAGGGCGCCGGACTGACCGTCGACCCCAAGGAGATGGAGAACCGCTCCGGCACCGCCTTCGACGAGTTCGGCCTCGACTCGCTGGGCCTCCTCGGCATCGTCGGCGTCCTGGAGAACCGGCACGGACAGCCGCTGCCGGCCGACGCCGACCGGTGCAAGACGCCCCGCGAGTTCCTCGACCTCGTCAACAACACCCTCGTGACAGGAGCCTGA
- a CDS encoding methyltransferase yields the protein MTTVSPTPTTPVQPLPTPQPAMRLREIVFGAARSAAVRAAARLGVADALGETPATAAELAAAVKTEPEPLRRLLRALSCYGVFSENADGTFAHTDMSRLLREDDPQSLRYISLWCTEPWTWEVWPRLDDAVRTGGNVFEDVFGKEFFDYLHQDAHESAQVFNRAMTTSSVQSALDVAALLDLTGVSVVADIGGGQGHVLASLLEKHPSVRGTLMDLPGVIARADERLREGGSLAGRAAIVAGDCREGIPVAADLYIIKNILEWDDDSTRRALASVVAAARPGARVVVIENLVDDTPSMRFTTAMDLLLLLNVGGAKHTRQSLVERLSDAGLLIGEVRPVNPYLHAFECVVPD from the coding sequence CCGCTCCGCCGCCGTGCGCGCGGCGGCCCGGCTGGGCGTGGCCGACGCGCTCGGCGAGACGCCCGCCACCGCCGCCGAGCTGGCCGCGGCGGTCAAGACCGAGCCGGAGCCGCTGCGGCGGCTGCTGCGCGCCCTGTCCTGCTACGGCGTCTTCAGCGAGAACGCCGACGGAACCTTCGCCCACACCGACATGTCCCGGCTGCTGCGCGAGGACGACCCGCAGAGCCTGCGGTACATCTCGCTGTGGTGCACGGAGCCCTGGACGTGGGAGGTCTGGCCCCGGCTGGACGACGCCGTGCGCACCGGCGGGAACGTCTTCGAGGACGTGTTCGGCAAGGAGTTCTTCGACTACCTGCACCAGGACGCCCACGAGTCCGCCCAGGTGTTCAACCGCGCCATGACGACCTCCAGCGTGCAGTCCGCGCTGGACGTCGCCGCGCTGCTCGACCTCACCGGGGTGTCCGTGGTCGCCGACATCGGCGGCGGCCAGGGGCACGTCCTGGCGAGCCTGCTGGAGAAGCACCCGTCGGTCCGCGGCACCCTGATGGACCTGCCGGGGGTGATCGCCCGGGCCGACGAGCGGCTGCGCGAGGGCGGTTCGCTGGCCGGCCGGGCGGCGATCGTGGCCGGGGACTGCCGGGAGGGCATTCCGGTGGCGGCCGATCTCTACATCATCAAGAACATCCTGGAGTGGGACGACGACAGCACCCGCCGGGCGCTCGCCAGTGTCGTCGCGGCGGCCCGTCCGGGTGCCCGGGTCGTCGTCATCGAGAACCTCGTCGACGACACCCCGTCCATGCGGTTCACCACCGCGATGGACCTGCTGCTGCTCCTGAACGTCGGCGGTGCCAAGCACACCCGGCAGAGCCTCGTGGAGCGGCTGTCGGACGCCGGGCTGCTGATCGGTGAGGTCCGGCCGGTCAACCCGTACCTCCACGCGTTCGAGTGCGTGGTCCCCGACTGA